The genomic stretch GTCGTCTCGATCTCGACCGGACCGTCGGGCCCGTGGAAACGCAGCCGGTGATAGGCGCCGGGACGCTCCCGATCCTCCAGCTCGGCCTGCGCGACCGCGGTGCGGAACCCGACATCCCACAGCGTCGGGGCCTCGGCCGTGTACGCCTCGCCGCGCGCCAAGTTGTCGAGGAAGGCACGCTGCGAGACGGCCTGGGCCCGCGGCCCGATCGTCGTGTAGGTCAGGTCCCAGTCGACGGACAGCCCGAGACGCCGCCACAGCGCCTCGAACGCCTTCTCGTCCTCGGTGGTCAGCCGCCCGCACAGCTCGACGAAGTTGCGCCGCGAGATGGCGACCGCCTGTTTGGGAGGGGCGGCCGGCGGCTCCCACGCCGGGTCGTAGGGCAGCGCCGGATCACACCGGACGCCGTACACGTTCTGCACCCGCCGCTCGGTCGGCAGGCCGTTGTCGTCCCAGCCCATCGGATAGAAGACAGCCTTGCCGCGCATCCGCTGGAACCGCGCCACCGTGTCGGTGTGCGTGTACGAGAAGACATGCCCCATGTGCAGCTCACCCGATACGGTCGGCGGAGGCGTGTCGATCGCGTATACATCCGCCCGCTCCTTCGAGCGGTCGAACGCATACGTGCCCTCCTCCTGCCAGGTGCGCGCCCACTTGTCCTCGAGGCCGTCGAGCGACGGCCGCTCGGGGAGACCGGCGCGCCCGGTCGTTCCCGTATCAGTCATGGCTGAATGCTACGGCGAGCGGCGGAATCGGACGCACGATTAACCCGCCGCCTGTTCGTGATCCAGCAACAACCGTTTGACCGGCAGGCCCCAGCGATAGCCGCCGAGCGACCCGTCGGTGCGCAACACCCGGTGGCACGGCGTGAACAGGGCGACCGGGTTACGCGCGCAGGCCGCGGCGGCCGCCCGGATCGCGGCGGGACGACCGCTCAGCCGCGCGAACTCGGTGTAGGTGACCGGGAAGCCCGGCTTGATCTCGCGCATGACCTGCCACGCGTGGCGCATGAACTCGCCCGCGCTGTGCTGCTCGACCACCACGGCGTCGAGCGCGGCACGGTCACCGTCGAAATAGGAGCGTACGGCTCCGGCGGCCGGTCCCACGTCGTCGGCGGGCTCCGCGTCGTCGCGCAAGCCGGGATGGACGAGGGTGAGCAGCTCGCCCACGTCGTCGGTGAACCCGGCCGCGCGTACGGCATGGGTGTTGCTCACGACGACGGTGAACGGGCCGGCGGGGGTGTCGAGGGTGCGGTACTTCACCATGCTGTCCTCCAAGGGTTTGCGGCACACAGTCTGGCCTCTGCACGGCCGGGAAATTGGGC from Paractinoplanes brasiliensis encodes the following:
- a CDS encoding methylated-DNA--[protein]-cysteine S-methyltransferase — encoded protein: MVKYRTLDTPAGPFTVVVSNTHAVRAAGFTDDVGELLTLVHPGLRDDAEPADDVGPAAGAVRSYFDGDRAALDAVVVEQHSAGEFMRHAWQVMREIKPGFPVTYTEFARLSGRPAAIRAAAAACARNPVALFTPCHRVLRTDGSLGGYRWGLPVKRLLLDHEQAAG